In one window of bacterium DNA:
- a CDS encoding biopolymer transporter ExbD, producing MKFPRHYSIIKGELNIAPLIDVVFLQLIYFMLTSSFIMQPGIKINLPQATTSETVTEKEIIISITKEGGIFYRETPLSIEQLENVLKNTLAVNKDRILIIKGDRKAEHGIVVKVMDIARRTGINKIVIGTLPEI from the coding sequence ATGAAATTTCCGAGGCACTATTCAATCATAAAAGGAGAACTTAACATAGCACCACTGATAGATGTTGTATTTCTTCAACTCATATATTTTATGTTGACATCAAGTTTTATTATGCAACCCGGGATAAAAATCAATCTACCTCAAGCAACAACTTCTGAAACAGTAACTGAAAAAGAAATTATCATAAGTATAACAAAAGAAGGTGGTATCTTTTACAGAGAAACTCCTTTAAGTATAGAACAGTTAGAAAATGTCCTGAAAAATACCTTAGCGGTCAATAAAGATAGGATTCTTATCATAAAAGGAGATAGAAAAGCAGAACACGGAATTGTTGTAAAGGTTATGGATATAGCAAGAAGAACAGGAATTAATAAAATCGTTATAGGAACTCTACC